The Pogoniulus pusillus isolate bPogPus1 chromosome 27, bPogPus1.pri, whole genome shotgun sequence genome segment gcggcggcggcggcgggggccgGGACATGGGCCGGGGCACGGGCGGGGATGGGTCGAGACCCCTCCCGCGCCGCCGCTGACCGGGAGCGGCGCGCGCCCCGTGCCCGCCCCTGCCGCGCGCCCGCCGCCGGCGCCGGTCTTAAAGGAGCCGCAGCTGAATGCAAGGCGCTGCGCGTCTGCTGCGGAGCGGGGAGAAACTGGCCAAGAACCCCACGCTGTGCGGCTTTCACCCGTGTACAGACTGCACCGCACCCCGCTCTGCGCGTCCTGCTCCCCGCTGTGCGTACAGCCTGAACCGCGCCTCGCTGGTTGCACCCTGCTCCCGCTCTGCGCATCCTGCAGCCCCCCGTGTGCGTGCATCATGCGCTGCACCTCGCTGTCTGTATCCTGCTCCCCGCTCCCTTCACCCTGCGCTGAACCGCACCGCTGCTAccctgctcctcactctctctgtaCGTCCTGCAGCGCATCTCACTAAGCGCAGTTTGCATTTTGCACCTCACAGTGTGCATCCGGCACTGCATCCTGCCGTGCgcgtcctgctgcctgcatcatCTGCgctgcatgctgctgtgtgCATCCTGCATTGCACCCCACTCTGTACATCCTGCATTCTGCTGTGTGCACCCTTCCTTGCgccctgctctgtgcatccTGCACCCCCAATGTCTGTCCTGCGCTGTGCCACAGCTGCTTCTTTGCTTGCTGCGAGTTTTGAAGGCCACTGAGGATCTCTGATGAACTGTGCCTCCAGGGCTGAGTGTGGCCCTCTCCCAGGGAAGGTACAGTTGGAATCCACAAATTTCACAAGTGATTGTTTTTATTCTTGATTGTGAACGTAATAACAAGGAATCATTGGCAAGCACAGAGGAAAAGAGGGGGAGCCTGCACTCAGAGAGGGGAACTGGAAAGTGGCATTTCACTAAAACCCTACTGCCCTTGggctcctctctctgctccagaAAGGCTCAAAtgcttcagccaggcagagcctttgCAGAGTGTCCGGTGTGGACGGGAGGGGAGAAGAAGCACTAACAGTAAGAAGCTGGCTTGATGAGGATAAGGGAGGATTTGCAGTTCCCTTTGCACAGGTTGCCCCATGTCATGCCACCCTTGAAATTCAGCCGTACAGCGTAGCATGAGGAGTACCACCACCCACCCTCGTAGCTGTAGGCACAATTCTTACTGTAATTGTCCTGGTCTCGATCCTTTGTGGAGAACTTCATGTTGTCATGCATGGTGTTGGGATTGTCCGAGGTCATGGCATCCCCTGCTGTCCCTGTGTAGGAGCCCAGCCTCAGCCGGTAGCCGTGGTTTTCATCCTCCACGCTGAAGAGGTTGTAGTCTGCGAAATTGATGTTGTCTGTGGAGTCCTGGATGACAAACCTGACCTGGTAGACCTTCTGCTTGGCAATCTGATGGATGTACTCGGTGCCCAGCCAGTACTCGCTGCGCACGCTGCCGAAGCCGAATTTGTAGGTGCTCCAGGACTCGGCCCAGGTGACTGGGGTGTCCTTCTGGTTCCTCTGGATGACTGTCCAGCCCCCGCTTGTCACATTCATTTCGCAGTACACCACCAGGTGGTGGAGCcctttgggctggatgatgtagACACCGCTGCGGCTGCCAGCAGGCATCTCGCTGCAGTCCTTGGGCCAACCTGGGGCTGGAaacagagatcacaggatcacaggatgttagggcttggaagggacccacggagatcatcaagtccaactcccctgccagagcaggaccacacaatctagcacagatcacagaggaacacatccaaacaggccttgaaagtttccagagaaggagactccacaacctctctggggagcctgttccagttatAGAGACAGTTATTAAACCCCACACAACAAGGCACCGGAGGCACCTGGTCTTTCTTTTGTGCCTGTGTCTTTTTGCACATCCCTTCTTGTGCTGTATTCCCACCGTGTGCTCACAAGGAGTGAATCAAAATATTGAAATGATCAGTGTAAGAGTTGGGCTTCATATcttcctgagaccccacctggagtactgcagccagttccggagcccctattacaagagggatatggatgtcaaaaggtgtccagagaagggctatgaggatgatcagagggctggagctgctctgctatgaggagagactgagggagttggggctgttcagtctggaaaggaggaggctcccaggtgaccttcttgtggcctttcggTATCTTAAGTGGGCtaaaaggaagctggggagggactttttaagctgtcaggtagtgataggactggggggaatggaacaaagctagaaatgggaagattcagactggatgttaagaagaagttcttcagcatgagggtggtgaaagcctggaatgggctgtccagggaggtggtggaagccccatccctagaggtgtttaaggccaggctggatgaggccgtggccagcctgatctggtgtgaggtgtccctgcccgtggcaggggggttggaactagatgatccttgtggtcccttccaaccctgactgattctatgattccatgattctatgattctgtgacaagatTCAGACTGACAGGGACACACTGCCAAAATGTCTTGGCCTGGGGAGACCAAGCCACACATTGCCTTCACTCAGAACCCAATGCACCCAGGCTGGGTTTGGGATTGCTGTAGGGATATGGCTGTAGCATGCAGGTGATGTGTCACCATACAGACAAATGCAAATCTGGGTCATTAAAGGCCATTTACTCTTACAGTATGGAGGCTTTAGAGCTTTCTAGTAATCCCAGAACCCCTGGAGATAGTGTGATCAAGACATCTACATTGCTAGTAATTAAATTAGCCCTTGAGATCTCAGTGGAGAAAATCCATCATTTTTCTCTGGGCTTACCAAAGTAGCTCTTCAGAGACTTCCTGACTTGTATGATTTAATTATGGCCTTCCCATGCTCCAGAGTGTCAGCAGCTTATACAACAAACGGCTAAATGCACCTACACACTTCTGGAAGGGACTTGCTTCTCTCCCAGTACTTCTGCTACTGGTTATTCCTACGCAGGCAGGACCTATCTTGAGGTCCTATGGGCCAGTGTTGACTCAGTCCGTTCAGTAGCACAGTCAGTCCCTGCCTTACCCATTCTTCCCATCAGCTCTTCAGTgaaaataggggaaaaaaacaatcactacttcatacaatcatagaatcaaccaggttggaagagacctccaagatcatccagtccaacctatcacccagtcctatccagtcaactagaccatggcactaagtgcctcagccagtcccaaagGTCATTAATGAATCATCTCTTTCCAGTTTAGATCTTTAGGTGAGGAATTCTCCATGCTAAAGATCCTCAGCTACTGAGTCCAGGCCATGGCTGATAACAGAGTCGCCTCAAGGTTATGAGCTGTGGTACCTCTACTAGAAAAATCAACATTTTGTCTTGGGAGGAGCCAGTGCCTGTGCAGGACATGGGCAAAGGTGCCTGAGAGCTCTTCATGAAGCCAGCAGTGGTGAAACCTGAGCAGGTGTAGTCCTTGAGAAGAGACTTACCATGGGCTGCTGGGCGGTGTGGGGCAACGTCTCTGACCCGTCGAACGTGTTCATCACCATCATCTGAATTAACAAGGGCAGAGGAGATGGGAGTGAGTGCTGAGAGCAGACACATCAAATGCCTGCTGGGAGAACATGATCTTCTCCAGGTGATATTCCTGTTTACAGGAAAACTTACCAGGCTGGGTGGTCTCTGGGGGAGCATTCATAATTTCATCCATTGTGCCATTGAGGAGGTGCAAGTTTCTAATGTAGATGTCAggaaaagatgctgccagggtcAGCAGGCAGGTAAAAAGCAGGAGACAAAGGCGCTGAGCAGCTGAAATTGCAAGAGATTGGATAAAGAGAATCATGAACCCCATTTGATTCCTTTACTGGCAGAGTAAAACAGGAAAACAACATCATTTATGTGCAGAGCTCCCACCTGGAGTCATAACCCcaccagctgggctgtgagatAATCATTTACAGGTGTCATTAGTGGTGGCACCTGCTAACGGTGGGGTTTGAGCCAGAAGAAGTGTGCAAACCTTCTCCAAACCCAAAGTGACTCTCAGAAACCTCTGCAATAAAACCAAGCCTCTGAGCTAGAGATAACAAGCAGAGTGAGCATGGAGGGAGgaatccccttccctccctgcttccATCACTCTCCCATGACACACTGCCACAAGCTGGGACCACAACTTTCTCCAGTTGAGGTCTGTGGGTACTAAGAACCCAGAAATCTGGCTGGCAAGAAGCctcaggcagggctgtgtgtaTTTCTCTGTTCTGCATGAAACCAGCACACTTTCTGCAATGTTAAAGCTAAATAAAAGAGCAGAAAGTTAATCATGGTTTCTAGAAGGTGGGGCATTGTGAGAACACCTGCCCACGGGGAAATCTGCTCTTGGTACAATAGGTGTAGCTCACCCTGGCACTACCAATGTGATTCCCTCCACTGGTGAAAAAGGAGCAGAGCCAAATCTGTAAATCTGTTGCCCTGCCCTGGGATTCTAGAGTTTGACACCATTCCCTGAGATGGAAAGCAATCAATGATGCCAGCCTGGAACCACTACTGTGAGCAGCCACCCTGGAGACAAGCAATCCTTTCTGGGAATGCTTGGAGCTGCCCCAGGCATCTGTGCTGGTCCCAGTTTGATGGCAAAGGTCTTCTAAACACTTTGGTCCAACTAAATAGCTTCTCAATTCCCACATAACGTTTACTGTCTTGATACATTGTGATTTAGAGCCACGTTTAAAGGCACCTCTTCTTTAGGCCACCAGAGAAGCAACactccccctgctgctgcctcattccTCCACCAATAGTAGTGAAAGGTCTGAGGAGGAAGGCGATGCAGGGAAGAGGATCAGCCTCTCCTGGGTGTTCTGGGGACGATAGTGTGCCTTCAAGCATTAAACCTCCATATACTTGCTCAACAACTCTCCTTAAGCAAGAACACCTCCAAAACCCATTTTCTGTTCGAGGGTATTTTATACTTGGACAACTGAAAAAGCCTAGAGGATGTTTGGTACAGGTGAGGTTTGTAAGATGGGCTGGCTGGCACCCCAGGGCTACCTGTAAACTAATTGATTATGCCTTCTGCTTTGgtagaaaggagcctctcaagtcCCCCTCAAGaggcatattgaccacaagacgtgaggaggaagttgttgagcatgagagtggtgagagcctggcatgggttgcccagggaggtggttgaggccccatccttggaggtgtttaaggccagactggatgcagctctggtcagcctgatctagggtagagtgccctgcccatggcaggggggctagaactagatgatccttgtggccccttccagccctgactgattctctaaGATTCTCTTCCCAGTTTAAATTGTGTTTTTCTAGTCTTTTCCTTAACTAAATTGCTTGTCCCCTGTCTGTAAATACCCACAACCCTACATTCCAGCcttataaataagttttctggcaagatCTAATgttaaataaaataatttttcaTTGAATATTATTTTTTGCCCGGGCATTAATGTTAATATTGATTAATACATCAATTAACACTCACAACACCACCCTGACACAGCCTGGGAACAGCAGAACATGCAGACTCCTCATGGAattgttaaggttggaaaagacctctaagatcatcaagtccaaccttctaccatACACCTCCACCTCCAGCAGACCATTGCCCAAAGGGCTGCATCTACTCCTCCTACAAAAGAGCCTGATGGAGCTTTGTCCAGCCTCTCAGTCCAAGAAATATCCTCTCTGGACAATAGCACCATGGAATtgtcaaggttggaagtgacctcaaagatcattcagttccaaccactctgccatgggcagggacgcctcacactagatcaggctacccagagccacattcagcctggccttaaacacctccagagatgaggtttccaccacctccctgggcaatctgtgccagtgtctcaccaccctcatgctgaagaacttcttcctaacatccaatctgaacctacccactccTAGTTTtactccattcctcccagtcctatcactacctgacaccctaaaaagtccctcttcagctttcttgtaggctcccttcagatactggaaggccacaataaggtctcctggaagcctacTCCTCTCCAGACTTAACAGCCCTGCTCCAGTCCCTAGCACAGTCCACAGTGTGATGGGCTCCATGCTGGGATGGCTGAGCTGTGGGAGaaaggcagccctgcagaagacaAAGTGTTGGGATGCCCTTTGACCACACAGCGTGGTGCTGTCCCCTCCCGTCCCATCCATCCCACACTCACCCATGTCTTCTCTGCAGGGACCCTgtggagcagggagctgagcagttTTGACCTGGCTTAGAGGAGTGTCCAGCCTGAAAGTTATAGGGCTCAGCAGGCGAGGGGGTGGAGGCACAAGACCCAGGCCACCGCACTTGTGCTCGGGGCTGGCACCAGGGCTGGTGGTTTGTGGCGTGTTTGCTCTTCAGCCTCAAGTGACATGTCTGTGGGCAATGCAGGCTGTGTCTCACAGGGCTGAAGAGCTTTCTTCAGAGGCAAAGCAAACAACTGGGGGGCCATTAAGCCAATGCTTTAAAACAGCCGCCTGTGcttcccccaccctgccctggcagggtttCCCCAGGGAATGGCATCCTCTGGGCACCTCTATACCTCCTAAGTAAATATCCAGGTGACGTTTCTCCTCCTGGATGGAAATCAAACAGGAGGCATAAATCTCTCTTTGCAGAGAAGTCATCGAGCCCAGCAGCCACTGGGGACCCCATCAGACCCTTCAGGGAAGAGGTACTCCAGTGTTCCTGGCAAactgggtgctgcacttcaaAAAGGGCCactccagctgcctcctgacGTACCTGGCCTGCCACCaccatgctgctcttgcacaacgTGCCCTGTGGTCTcccctggtgccatggtccttGTGGCAGTCACAAGGGAGTTTGGGGCAATGTGAGGTGACCCTGATGTGAAATGGTCTCACTTCAAGCCTGTCTCTGCTACCAGGAGTGCTTGTAGCGCGGATTTCTTGCAGAAGATGCCAGGCCACCCTTTCCCTAGGGATCAATATCTGCAGCATTCTGAGTTCAGAGGGCTCCTGTGCTCCAACATCAGCATAAGATGGCCAGAAGGTGAGCTTCTGTCACAGGCTGTCAATGGGCAGTGTGGCTGCCTGGTCTGAGGCTCCTGTGTACAGCCAGCCAGGTGCAAGTGGTTTGTTCTTCCAGAATTAACTGCTATTGCCATGgccctgtgagcagcaggtggccaCCTGGACCCATGAGACCTGTttcagctcagccctgagcctttgATCCTAAactgtgtgtgtgctggtcTCCACTTCCCACTCTGGCTTTGTTTTCTGGATCTAAGATCTGCACTGCAGACAGCTTATTTCTTGGATGGGCTGCTCAGGACCATGTTGTAGCATATCTCCAGCCCTGCACCATGTTCTTTTGGGCAGGATCTTACAATCAGAAAATcagttaggttggaagtgacctttaagaacactgagtccaaccattagaccagcactgccacatccaccactaaaccatgtccctaagcaccatgtCTGTGTCtttcagacacctccagggacagtggcttgagcacttccctggggagtctgttccataCCAGTCCATTTGACCCGGTTAGttgcttgccttgcctggagCTGTTGCCAACACTCAGCTCTGCCTACTGTGCTCAGAACCAGCAGCATGAAGCCCCATCAGCAAGAGTATTTTCTCCTTGGCATATATCCTTGCTTGCCCATGGTGAACAGCCAGTCCTCGTTGCTCCTAGAGAGCTTCCTCAggcctttcttcttttcccttgggTCTTGCAGGGCgctctctgctttgcctgtTTGAAGAGCAACCACTGGTTGTCATCTTTAACTTTGCTTCCAATCTGTCTCTGCTCAGAATTTATCTGCTCAGAAGTCATTTGTCTTCTTAAGAGAGGTCCCACGTCAGTGTGGTTTGAAAACCTTTGTTTGATAACTCTGAAGCCACCATCCACTGGGACATCTGAGATAGTCAGTAGGCTACTGAGACCATTTCaggagaagaaagtagaaagaGCATGACTTTATGCTATTTAAACTGGCTGGACAAAGTGTCTGCACCCTCTAGACCTCCCAAACAATGTGTCCTGAGAGAGTTTTGCTCCTGCAAAGGGACCAAGCCCTGACTGACATTTCTGAGGCTCTGAGGGGGATCTACAGGGTCTCATCAGAACAAAGACTGGGAAGGAAAGTGGCAAAGGGACCCATGGGCAGCTCTTTGTTACCTGGAACCCTTGCCCTCTATTAAGAGCATGCAGATTAGGGTGCCAGGGCACACTGTATACAGTGACTTCTGGCTGCTGGACCCTGGCTTCAGCTCAATAACTTAACTCATTGATCCTGAAACCTACCAGTGGAGAGCTGGCAAGTGGGCATGTCTCTTGAGGACCGGCCCTCATCTTTCCTGGGTCACCTTTGGAACTGGGCACATAGGAAATCTAATCTCTCCTCCTTTGCTAGTTTCTGTGTGTACATCCTTAAAAAGCCAGGTCTCTCCACTTCACTTTGATCGTGACTTTCCCCAGGGCAATTCACTGTAGTGTTTGTGTAGCTGGGAGAGTCAATAGTTGAAATCCCTCATCACGGAGGGCATTATTTTGTGCTTCTCTGGCTGGAAGGgcagccctccctcccctcagGGGCTTTAGTTGTGCTGTCATGGGATCTGAAATCTTCTCGAGTCGCAGTCTGCAAGTGCCTCCTTCTGCCTCAACAAATAACAAGTGTGAACACGAGTGGGTGTGTGCAGGGCCTATAAAGTCACTGCGCAAAGCTCAGCATGGGAGGGTGCACTACTGggttcctgctctctgctcagccgTGCTGCTGTGATGGGTGAGttatctgcccagcagcacacttCATTCATGTGTGGTGCTGGGCTCAAACAAGACCTGGCTGGGGTGAGTATCCAAAGACATGAGATGAtgaccagcacagcagccatcaCTTTGCCTGGGTGAtgtgtgctgccaggcaccccgGTAGCAGAAGGGATGCAAGACCAAAGCACCAAATGACGCACATGCTTGGTGCCAGTCTGTGCTTTCCCCAGGCCACCTGTGCCCTTTATTCCCATGTCCTGTCAAGGGAGGTTAATATGGAAACCTTgatttcaaggtcttttccctTCCTGACCAATGCATGTGGCATGTGTTTGCACAGGGCTTCTTCCCCAGGCAGGATGGCATCTTCTGCAGTCACTGAGCTAGGGTCGGGGTGTGCTGGTGGCCAGCACAGAGGGCTTGAACTTGTGCCACTGTGTGGGCTCAGGAGACTTCCTGCTGTCTGCTGGTATCTGTGCAGTAGGACCCATCCTTTGGGTCTGGTCTCTCACTAGCTGTCACTGAGCTGGAGAAGCCAATATATGGTTACTCCAAAAAAGAACTTTCTTGTGAACTCTCCTCCTTGGCAAACTACTCTTCCCAGGTCTAGCCATGTTACTGTCCTCTCTTACCCATTCTTGGGCTGCAGGCTCTGAAAACAGATCTGCAGGTTTCCATCTGGTGCAGGGAAAGGGGTAGCCAGGAAGATGACAAAACCACTTCTCACCTTACTTCACTCCTGCATGGGCAGAGCCTACACCAAGGCTGCAGCTCCCACCACCCTGGGAGCCCTCTGCTCCCGCCTGCACTCCATGGCTCTGGCTTCCCTAGTCCAGGGGTCTGCCCAGGGATCCTGACGGTGAAGGGCCCTTTCCTCCCCAGGGCTCCAAGCTGGAACAAGTTTGCTTCGTGGGGACCTTGTTTTCCTCTCCACAGTGGTGGCAATGCTTCTCGTCTGCACAAGTGCTGGCCCAGCACCACCCACTGCCAGCCCTCGGAGTGGTGAGTATGGAACGGGTGGGCACCAAGATGCAGAGCAGGGAAGTGCCTCCTAGCTCAGACTCTCAGGCCAGCACGCACCTGGGCTGACacaccacacaggaacacctcacatCCTCAACATCATGGGCTCAAGCTACCCTCACCCCCTTGGTGGCTCCATGCTGAAGCCAAAGGGGTTCTGGCCAAGCACTGGAACTTGTCAGGATtgctctgcagtgcttgtgTCTTTTCAGACTTCAGTTCTAGGAGATATCCCCCCACAGTTCTTGCTGGATTAGGAGAGTTACAAGGAGAGTTGCAAGGTAGAGTTACGCTCTCTGCAAGACCTATGTGCCTAAGAACAGCAGAATTCCCTGGGCTGAACTGGATTACCCACAGCAAAATGTCCCTCGTCAGGCACAAAACCACAAAAGCAAATTAGACAAGAAGTTAGTTTGAGGCATGTCAGATCATGCTGAGATCCCTGTGAGACCAAGGTAGGCCTTACCTTCTTTTGCAATGCAACAACCGCCAGGGGAAAGAAACATTTTCGCTCATATTCTGGGCCAGTGGAGCACTGGATGCTTCTGACCCTTGcaagggctgcagctcagcatatCAAGGCTCTTGTGTGAGAGCTAGATGGACTTGGAGGACATCGCTGTCATCTGGGAGaacttttccccctcttttcttaGAGGTGAAGGCATTAGAAGGCTCTAAATTAAATAGCAA includes the following:
- the LOC135187413 gene encoding fibrinogen-like protein 1-like protein isoform X2 produces the protein MTPAAQRLCLLLFTCLLTLAASFPDIYIRNLHLLNGTMDEIMNAPPETTQPDDGDEHVRRVRDVAPHRPAAHAPGWPKDCSEMPAGSRSGVYIIQPKGLHHLVVYCEMNVTSGGWTVIQRNQKDTPVTWAESWSTYKFGFGSVRSEYWLGTEYIHQIAKQKVYQVRFVIQDSTDNINFADYNLFSVEDENHGYRLRLGSYTGTAGDAMTSDNPNTMHDNMKFSTKDRDQDNYSKNCAYSYEGGWWYSSCYAVRLNFKGGMTWGNLCKGNCKSSLILIKPASYC
- the LOC135187413 gene encoding fibrinogen-like protein 1-like protein isoform X1, translating into MSPSTAPLPLLNTSRNGDSTTSLGSLFQCLKALLVKKFLLTSSLNFPWCNLRPFPLGSNLTFNTSRDGVSTTSCDNHSSPEGAAQRLCLLLFTCLLTLAASFPDIYIRNLHLLNGTMDEIMNAPPETTQPDDGDEHVRRVRDVAPHRPAAHAPGWPKDCSEMPAGSRSGVYIIQPKGLHHLVVYCEMNVTSGGWTVIQRNQKDTPVTWAESWSTYKFGFGSVRSEYWLGTEYIHQIAKQKVYQVRFVIQDSTDNINFADYNLFSVEDENHGYRLRLGSYTGTAGDAMTSDNPNTMHDNMKFSTKDRDQDNYSKNCAYSYEGGWWYSSCYAVRLNFKGGMTWGNLCKGNCKSSLILIKPASYC